From a region of the Thermoanaerobaculia bacterium genome:
- the truB gene encoding tRNA pseudouridine(55) synthase TruB — MKINGLLLVNKTPGGTSHDVVDGARKIFRLKRVGHTGTLDPQAEGLMVLCLGRATKLQQFLTGMDKTYEGLVRFGHSTTTYDGEGDVTSDPVEFRPELEKLNHLASEYVGTFLQTPPPFSAKRYKGKRLYELARSGEAVPELFKEVTVHAFEFDRVDDNLGHFNIHCGSGTYLRTIAHELGQKIGCGAYLYHLKRLRIGPFHLSTALSLEELNGREDQLDGPHFIDLKKVRLPFAELKVDCLSGTKLLGGQRITYYDPDFKPEPREGTIQVVSPSGHLICIASYTLDGREMIALEPRVVVADRCD; from the coding sequence ATGAAAATTAACGGACTTTTACTCGTAAACAAAACTCCGGGAGGAACATCCCACGATGTTGTGGACGGAGCCAGGAAGATCTTTCGTCTCAAACGGGTGGGCCATACGGGAACTCTCGATCCTCAGGCAGAAGGGCTCATGGTGCTCTGCCTGGGCCGTGCGACCAAGCTTCAGCAGTTTCTGACCGGGATGGATAAGACCTACGAGGGTCTGGTTCGTTTTGGCCACTCCACGACCACCTATGATGGTGAGGGAGATGTCACATCCGACCCTGTCGAGTTCAGGCCGGAGCTGGAGAAGCTGAATCACCTCGCATCGGAATATGTGGGTACCTTTCTTCAGACTCCTCCGCCGTTCTCCGCCAAACGGTACAAAGGAAAACGCCTCTATGAACTGGCTCGATCCGGCGAGGCGGTTCCCGAGCTTTTCAAGGAAGTCACCGTTCACGCCTTTGAGTTTGATCGCGTGGACGATAACCTCGGCCATTTCAATATCCACTGCGGGTCCGGCACCTATCTCCGGACGATCGCCCACGAGCTGGGTCAAAAGATCGGGTGCGGTGCCTACCTGTACCACCTGAAACGTCTCCGAATCGGGCCCTTCCACCTCTCCACTGCTCTCAGCCTTGAAGAGCTGAACGGGCGAGAGGATCAGCTGGACGGACCCCACTTCATTGACCTTAAGAAGGTCAGGCTGCCCTTTGCAGAGCTCAAGGTGGACTGTCTCAGCGGCACAAAACTCCTCGGAGGCCAGCGCATTACCTATTACGATCCCGATTTTAAGCCCGAACCCCGGGAAGGGACGATCCAGGTCGTCTCCCCATCCGGTCATCTCATCTGCATTGCATCCTATACGCTGGATGGTCGGGAAATGATCGCTCTGGAGCCCAGAGTTGTCGTTGCAGATCGTTGCGATTGA
- the rpsO gene encoding 30S ribosomal protein S15 yields MERIYKEEVITNFRRHEKDTGSPEVQVALLTRRINDLTEHLKTHKKDHHSRRGLLMMVGRRRKLLNYLKDKDFNRYASLIQELGLRK; encoded by the coding sequence ATGGAACGTATCTATAAGGAAGAGGTAATCACAAACTTCCGCCGCCACGAAAAGGACACGGGGTCTCCCGAAGTCCAGGTCGCTCTGTTGACCCGTCGTATCAATGATTTGACCGAGCATTTGAAGACCCATAAGAAGGACCATCACTCCCGACGCGGTCTCCTCATGATGGTCGGTCGGAGGCGAAAGCTTCTGAATTACCTCAAGGACAAGGATTTCAATCGTTACGCATCCCTTATCCAAGAGCTCGGGCTGAGAAAGTAA
- the pnp gene encoding polyribonucleotide nucleotidyltransferase — translation MSSPIQATVTLTGGRSLHFELGQMAMQAHGSCVVRGGDTVVLTTACFRAGAKSTFPFLPLTVDYREYTYAGGRIPGGWFKREGRPSEKEILTCRIIDRPIRPLFPDWYHLETQVIGMVFSADGVNDPDILALNGASAALSVSPIPFLGPIAGVRVIELDGNLIVNPTTEERESATLEIVLAGTRDAVMMVEAGAQEVAEERLLEAILFGHGEIQKIIDCILKLKADAGIPVISAPEGEPEPTVQGEDISTTLGPRLRDALLTREKQARNTAMDSLLSELLETIPEEEEDRRNQTKNAFEEAVKKATRRLILDEEMRLDGRGLTDVRPIDCKIQLLPRTHGSALFTRGETQALVTATLGTSQDAQIIEDFLGESSMRFMLHYNFPPFSTGEVKFLRSPSRREIGHGNLARRALEAVYPYDDENFPYTTRVVADILSSNGSSSMATVCGASLALMDAGVPIAKQIAGVAMGMVVEEETVKILTDIAGHEDHFGDMDFKVAGTRDGVTALQMDIKVGGISPEIMRQALDQARQARFHILDIMDQTISSPREEMSPYAPRIWTIFIPRDKIGDVIGSGGKIIRSIIEETGCKIEIDDDGKVLVASTDGASAERAIQLIRKYSEVPEIGKVYHGVVRRIEPYGAFVEILPGTDGLLHVSEFTTFRIKDIRQALKEGDDLDVQIIEIDDSNGKVKLSRKVLIRDHPELVARDREQYEEDMSPRTPRPHQDRGDRGDRRDRRDSRSRGDRSRR, via the coding sequence ATGAGCTCTCCCATTCAAGCCACTGTTACCTTAACAGGCGGGCGATCGCTTCACTTTGAACTCGGACAGATGGCCATGCAGGCGCACGGATCGTGCGTCGTGCGGGGCGGGGATACAGTTGTTCTCACGACAGCGTGTTTCCGGGCCGGTGCGAAAAGCACCTTTCCCTTTCTTCCCCTTACCGTGGATTACCGGGAGTACACCTATGCCGGTGGACGGATCCCGGGCGGATGGTTCAAGAGGGAAGGCAGACCGTCGGAGAAGGAAATCCTCACCTGCCGTATCATCGATCGTCCCATTCGCCCCCTCTTTCCGGACTGGTATCACCTTGAGACTCAGGTCATCGGAATGGTATTCTCGGCAGACGGCGTCAATGATCCCGATATTCTTGCACTGAACGGGGCTTCTGCTGCTCTCTCCGTTTCCCCCATTCCCTTTCTGGGCCCCATTGCAGGTGTACGGGTGATTGAGCTGGATGGGAACCTGATCGTAAACCCCACAACGGAAGAGCGTGAATCCGCCACCCTGGAGATCGTTCTCGCAGGAACCCGGGATGCGGTCATGATGGTTGAGGCCGGAGCCCAGGAAGTCGCTGAGGAGCGCCTCCTGGAAGCCATCCTCTTTGGCCACGGCGAAATTCAGAAAATTATCGATTGCATTCTAAAATTGAAGGCCGATGCGGGAATACCCGTAATATCCGCGCCCGAAGGTGAACCGGAGCCCACAGTCCAGGGAGAAGATATCTCCACGACACTCGGTCCAAGACTGCGCGACGCCCTGTTGACCCGGGAGAAACAGGCCCGAAATACGGCCATGGACTCTCTCCTTTCCGAACTTCTCGAAACCATTCCTGAAGAAGAGGAAGACCGAAGAAACCAGACCAAAAACGCATTTGAAGAGGCCGTAAAAAAGGCGACTCGACGTCTCATTCTTGATGAAGAGATGAGGCTGGATGGCCGGGGGCTCACGGACGTTCGCCCCATCGACTGCAAGATCCAGCTTCTCCCGCGCACGCACGGTTCCGCCCTCTTTACCCGGGGTGAAACCCAGGCCCTCGTCACCGCGACCCTGGGGACCTCCCAGGACGCTCAGATCATTGAGGACTTTCTCGGCGAATCGTCCATGCGGTTCATGCTGCACTACAACTTCCCACCCTTTTCAACGGGGGAAGTCAAATTTTTACGCTCACCCTCGCGCCGGGAAATCGGCCATGGAAACCTCGCCCGCCGTGCACTGGAAGCGGTCTATCCCTATGACGACGAGAACTTCCCTTACACGACACGCGTCGTGGCCGATATTCTCTCATCCAACGGATCCTCCTCCATGGCCACAGTATGCGGGGCCAGCCTTGCTCTCATGGATGCCGGCGTACCGATTGCCAAGCAGATCGCCGGCGTCGCGATGGGGATGGTCGTGGAAGAAGAAACGGTTAAAATTCTCACCGACATCGCCGGTCATGAAGACCATTTTGGTGACATGGATTTCAAGGTGGCCGGAACCCGTGACGGTGTGACGGCCCTTCAGATGGACATCAAGGTCGGCGGGATCTCTCCCGAAATCATGCGCCAGGCCCTGGATCAGGCCAGGCAGGCCAGGTTTCACATCCTGGACATCATGGATCAGACGATTTCGTCTCCCCGGGAAGAGATGTCCCCCTACGCCCCCAGGATCTGGACGATTTTCATTCCCCGGGATAAGATCGGGGACGTCATCGGATCGGGCGGCAAGATCATCCGATCGATCATCGAGGAAACCGGTTGTAAAATCGAGATCGACGACGACGGCAAGGTCCTGGTGGCCTCAACGGACGGTGCTTCAGCGGAACGAGCCATCCAGCTGATCCGAAAATACTCCGAAGTCCCTGAAATCGGCAAGGTATACCACGGCGTGGTTCGCCGAATCGAACCCTACGGCGCCTTTGTGGAAATTCTCCCGGGAACCGACGGGCTTCTTCATGTTTCTGAGTTCACAACGTTCCGAATCAAGGATATTCGTCAGGCCCTGAAGGAAGGGGACGATCTGGACGTGCAGATCATCGAGATCGACGATTCCAACGGAAAGGTCAAGCTTTCCCGAAAGGTCCTGATTCGGGACCATCCTGAACTGGTTGCCCGGGACCGGGAGCAGTACGAAGAAGACATGTCTCCCCGCACTCCCCGCCCCCATCAGGATCGCGGAGACAGGGGAGACCGAAGGGATCGAAGGGATTCCCGATCCAGGGGAGACCGTTCCCGGCGTTGA